One Setaria viridis chromosome 3, Setaria_viridis_v4.0, whole genome shotgun sequence DNA window includes the following coding sequences:
- the LOC117847227 gene encoding VQ motif-containing protein 4 has translation MEVAAAKQLLPMARAPNSPSSSTSSSSPSSAASPSPRQQQHHPVPPSPKPVPRIIDTTPFPTTFVQADTANFKQVVQRLTGSDTPSSAQNKPAKGHHHHHHHHHHNHGGASGLAGGPKKPAFKLYERRIGKNNLKMIAPLAMAAAAAAGASPRKVGPEVLSPSVLDFPSLALGSPVTPLVADPFNRSPASASPGEEEEAAERAAIARKGFFLHPSPRGAEPPRLLPLFPVTSPRMAPSPAAAAAAPSSQ, from the coding sequence ATGGAAGTTGCTGCGGCGAAGCAACTCCTCCCCATGGCGCGTGCCCCCAACTCCCCGTcctcgtccacctcctcctcctccccctcctccgccgcctccccgtcgccgcgccagcagcagcaccaccccGTGCCCCCGTCGCCCAAGCCCGTGCCGCGCATCATCGACACCACGCCGTTCCCCACCACGTTCGTCCAGGCCGACACCGCCAACTTCAAGCAGGTCGTGCAGAGGCTCACCGGCTCCGACACGCCGTCGTCAGCACAGAATAAGCCCGCCAagggccaccaccaccaccaccaccaccaccaccacaaccacggcGGCGCTAGCGGCCTCGCCGGAGGACCCAAGAAGCCGGCCTTCAAGCTCTACGAGCGCCGGATCGGCAAGAACAACCTCAAGATGATCGCGCcgctggcgatggcggcggccgcggccgcgggggcgtCGCCGCGGAAGGTCGGCCCCGAGGTGCTGTCGCCCAGCGTGCTCGACTTCCCGTCCCTGGCGCTCGGGAGCCCCGTCACGCCGCTGGTGGCGGACCCCTTCAACCGGTCGCCGGCATCCGCGTCcccgggcgaggaggaggaggccgccgagcGCGCGGCCATCGCGCGGAAAGGCTTCTTCTTGCACCCGTCCCCGAGGGGCGCCGAGCCGCCGCGGCTGCTCCCGCTGTTCCCCGTCACGTCCCCCAGGATGGCGccctcacccgccgccgccgccgcggcgccgtcgtcgcagTGA
- the LOC117849436 gene encoding uncharacterized protein has translation MDDEDYSWVRRTRFSQSIVRSSSGREQYGAFIEQFSTDLKLNGLGAGPRLPRQNLQPVAKGSVLSNSARLPIPKAKSAVAQSERKLKHVSSDGQLNRDRSSDRSPRQASAKQDLKGAGLSLDIPQRRVVRPSKDESPDALDFSFHSEEHSQRLQRVCSSPAPFYSQDAGPPVDDSRARSASMKVMGEVSKPAPKPKRRAKSPIPKRVISDVFKEAKAATKRFSSPQRQRKPTSPRSPDDSPPFGFASLKTPSRLKINRRTSSWPRRNLDDGAPKVAASEILERWTVDRSELLIGHRFASGAYSRLFHGIYKEQPVAVKFIRQPDDGEDEELSARLEKQFTAEVTILARLQHRNVIKLVGACNCPPVFCVITEFLSGGSLRAFLRKLERKTLPMEKVISIALDIARGLEYIHLQGIVHRDVKPENILFDGEFCAKVVDFGVACEEAYCNLLEDDPGTYRWMAPEMYKHKPYGRKVDVYSFGLLLWELVTGSLPFEDMTPLQAAFAVVNKNLRPVIPSSCPAAVKFLIEQCWSWQPEKRPEFRQIVSILENLKTVLERNGTLDKIPCFICEPQECNDQNKKKVSTWIQRLSYTQPDFSGPPPPKLL, from the exons ATGGACGACGAGGACTACTCGTGGGTGCGGCGCACCAGGTTCTCGCAGTCCATCGTCAGGTCCAGCTCCGGCAGGGAGCAGTATGGCGCGTTTATCGAGCAGTTCAGCACCGACCTGAAGCTGAACGGATTGGGCGCGGGGCCCAGGCTCCCTCGCCAGAATCTACAGCCCGTGGCGAAGGGATCCGTGCTCTCGAACTCGGCAAGGCTGCCGATTCCCAAGGCCAAATCGGCGGTTGCGCAGTCGGAACGGAAGCTGAAGCATGTGTCTTCAGATGGCCAATTGAACCGAGACAGGAGCAGTGACCGCTCGCCGCGACAGGCGTCGGCGAAGCAGGACCTGAAGGGGGCCGGCCTGAGCTTGGACATTCCACAGCGGCGTGTGGTCCGGCCATCCAAGGATGAGAGCCCAGACGCGCTGGATTTCTCTTTCCACTCTGAAGAGCACAGCCAAAGGCTTCAGAGAGTGTGCTCCAGCCCAGCTCCTTTCTACTCGCAGGATGCAGGGCCACCAGTTGATGATTCCAGAGCGCGAAGTGCATCTATGAAGGTCATGGGGGAGGTATCGAAGCCGGCGCCGAAGCCGAAGCGCAGGGCAAAATCCCCTATCCCCAAGCGCGTCATCTCCGACGTGTTCAAGGAGGCCAAGGCTGCCACCAAGAGGTTCTCCAGCCCGCAGCGGCAGAGGAAGCCTACCTCTCCACGGTCACCGGATGACAGCCCTCCGTTCGGCTTCGCTTCGCTGAAAACACCAAGCAGACTGAAGATTAATAGGAGGACATCCTCATGGCCGAGGAGGAACCTTGACGATGGAGCTCCAAAGGTTGCTGCATCGGAGATCCTCGAGAGATGGACGGTCGACCGCTCGGAGTTGCTCATTGGCCATAGATTTGCGTCCGGGGCGTATAGCCGGTTGTTCCATGGGATCTACAAGGAGCAACCTGTTGCTGTGAAGTTTATCAGGCAGCCTGATGATGGTGAGGATGAAGAGTTGTCTGCTCGGCTTGAGAAGCAGTTCACTGCAGAGGTTACCATTCTGGCAAGGCTCCAGCATCGAAATGTCATCAAG CTTGTTGGAGCGTGTAATTGCCCACCAGTCTTCTGTGTCATCACTGAGTTCCTGTCTGGGGGTTCTTTGAGGGCTTTCTTACGCAAGCTGGAGCGTAAAACCCTTCCTATGGAGAAGGTCATTTCTATTGCTTTGGATATCGCTCGTGGCCTGGAATACATTCACCTGCAAGGAATTGTTCACCGTGATGTGAAACCTGAGAACATTTTGTTTGATGGAGAATTCTGTGCTAAGGTTGTCGATTTTGGAGTGGCCTGTGAAGAAGCATACTGCAATTTGTTAGAGGATGACCCAGGTACTTATAGATGGATGGCACCAGAGATGTACAAGCACAAGCCCTATGGCCGGAAGGTTGATGTTTATAGCTTTGGACTTCTCTTGTGGGAGTTGGTCACTGGTTCACTCCCTTTTGAAGATATGACACCACTCCAAGCAGCTTTTGCAGTTGTCAATAAG AACTTGAGACCAGTTATTCCTTCGAGCTGCCCGGCAGCAGTAAAATTTCTGATTGAGCAGTGTTGGTCCTGGCAACCAGAGAAGAGGCCTGAGTTTCGACAAATTGTTTCAATCCTTGAAAACCTGAAGACAGTTCTTGAAAGAAATGGAACACTTGACAAGATCCCATGCTTCATCTGCGAGCCCCAGGAATGCAATGATCAGAACAAGAAGAAGGTTTCCACCTGGATCCAGAGGCTGTCATACACTCAACCTGATTTCTCCGGACCCCCACCCCCGAAGTTACTGTAA